From the genome of Leptolyngbya sp. 'hensonii':
GGTGTGATCCCTGGGCTTCTGGTCACCATGAACTCCAGGCGATAGCACATTATGTCATTTTTTAACTGTGGGGTAATACCCCCCTAATATCCCTATAACAGTCCAACAGGTTTCCTCCCGGAGTAAGCTGTTTTCCACAAAGCCTTCTATTACACTTTTAAATGGGTAGTTTTAATAACATTTCATGCATACACGCAAGATTTTCGACTGGTGGCAGGAATCCAATCTTCCAGCGAAATTACTTGTGATTGGGCTGGCTGCTCCACTGGTTGTGCTGAACGGTTGGGCATTCGCTTCGATCTTCGAGTATTTTCACTCCCTGATTGGCATTCTAGTCGGTGCTTCCCTGCTGGCGTTTCTGCTGAACTACCCGGTGAGCTGGGCTGAAAGACAGGGCGCTAAGCGGGAACAAATTGCAATCCTAGTCTTTTTACTGGCGTTGTCGATTCTGCTGGCCCTGGGGCTAACCCTGGTACCGTTGGCCCTGACACAGGCCCAACAACTGGTCGCTCGACTGCCAGAGCTGATCGATTCTGGGCGGCGACAACTGATGATGTTGAACGAGCAGGCTGATACTGCCGGGTTGCCGATCAACCTGGATGCCCTGCTGGTGCAAATTAACGATCGACTGAAAGGCCAACTGCAAGCGATCGCTGGGCAGGCCCTGAACCTGGCCGTGATTACCGTCACCAGCCTGTTGGACTTTCTACTCACGATGGTGCTGACTTTCTATTTGTTGCAGCATGGCGATGATCTCTGGTCCAGTCTGATCCAGTGGCTTCCTAGCAGAATAGGTCAGCCCTTCTCAAAAACCCTGCGGTTGAGTTTCCAGAACTTCTTCATCGGTCAGCTAATTATGGCCACTTCCATGGCTTCTACCCTGACGCCGATTTTTCTGTTCTGGCTGAAAGTTCCCTTTGGGCTTCTGTTCGGCCTGACGATCGGCCTGATGGCCCTGGTTCCTTTTGGGGGTACGGTTGGAATTATCCTGGTCACGCTTCTGGTTTCCCTGCAGAATTTCTGGCTTGGGCTCCAGGTGCTGGGGGCTGCCGTAATCGTGCAGCAAATCCTGGAGAATCTGATTGCGCCTCGGGTATTGGGGAGCATCACGGGCCTGAATCCAGCCTGGGTTCTGATCTCAGTCCTGACGGGAGCCAGAGTGGGCGGGTTACTGGGGGTGGTCGTCTCGGTGCCGATCGCAGTGGTAATCAAGACAGCCCTGATTGCAGTTCGGGCCACCCGTTCCTTTCGGGGAGATCTCCCAGAGGAGGGGGTAGACTCTGTTTCCGGGGCCGAACTGGCTGCCAGTCTGACTTCAGACAGTGCCGAACCCAAAGATAATCTCAAATCCCGATCGGCTCCAGCCATCAATTCGCCCCAAGATGTTCCACTGCTCTAAGAGGGATAGGGGATTTGGTGATTCCATCTCTCATTTCTGGAGCCAGACACCAGATCTGGGGGCACTCCTCCATACCGACTGGATTTTTCGATAGATTTAAGAGCGAGCCGGATAGAAGTTAGGCAGAATGGAAACAGTTGGGAAAGGGAGAGATTCACGAGGACACTGCCATGAAATATTTGCTTGTTGCTGCCCTGATCTCCATTGCGGTCACGGCCTTACCCTCCAGGGCTGCCAATCCAGAGCATGTGCGGCAATTGCTGGAAACCTATCGCTGCCCAACGGAATGCGACTTGAGTAATGCTGATCTAGAAAATGCTGATTTGAGACTGGCCCAACTTGCTAAAGCCAATCTTGAGGGGGCAA
Proteins encoded in this window:
- a CDS encoding AI-2E family transporter, yielding MHTRKIFDWWQESNLPAKLLVIGLAAPLVVLNGWAFASIFEYFHSLIGILVGASLLAFLLNYPVSWAERQGAKREQIAILVFLLALSILLALGLTLVPLALTQAQQLVARLPELIDSGRRQLMMLNEQADTAGLPINLDALLVQINDRLKGQLQAIAGQALNLAVITVTSLLDFLLTMVLTFYLLQHGDDLWSSLIQWLPSRIGQPFSKTLRLSFQNFFIGQLIMATSMASTLTPIFLFWLKVPFGLLFGLTIGLMALVPFGGTVGIILVTLLVSLQNFWLGLQVLGAAVIVQQILENLIAPRVLGSITGLNPAWVLISVLTGARVGGLLGVVVSVPIAVVIKTALIAVRATRSFRGDLPEEGVDSVSGAELAASLTSDSAEPKDNLKSRSAPAINSPQDVPLL